Within the Enterobacter bugandensis genome, the region CTCGCGGATATGCGCCGTCCGCTATCCCTTTGCGGACATACGCTGAGTACCACCCTCAGCGCGGGTGTAAGCCTTTATCCTCAGGATGGCGAAACGCTGCATGAACTGAAGTTTAAGGCGGATGCCGCCTTACACCACGTTAAGCAAGAAGGTCGTAACGGCTGGGCGTTTTACCGCCCTGAGATGTCAACGGCGGTTCCGGCGCAGCCGGGTTTTCTGCAGGAACTTTATCAGGCGCTGGAAAGCGATCGGTTTGAACTGTGGTATCAGCCAACCTGGCATGCTAAAGATAAGACGATCCACGGTTTTGAGGCTCTTCTGCGCTGGCGGCATCCGGAGCAAGGCGTTTTGCTGCCAGGTCTGTTTTTACCCACTCTGGAACAAACGGGTTTGATTATTCCGGTTGGCAACTGGGCTATTGAAGCCGCGTGTCGGCAGCTTCATTTCTGGACTGAACAAGGTTTCAGCCAGTGGACGTTATCGCTCAATTTATCCCCTATTCAGTTCGAACAGCCGGATATCTTTCACATCGTGTCGTCCATGCTGGATAAATATAATCTGTCGCCCTCAAGGCTGATCCTGGAGGTCACGGAGAGTACCGCGCTAAAAAATCTCGACCGCAGCATCGAACTGCTCAACGCCTTTAACCATGCGGGGATCACCGTCTCTATTGATGATTTTGGCACGGGCTATTCCAACCTGCTGATGCTGAGCGTTCTTCCGGCAAAAGAGCTTAAAATCGACAAGAGTTTTGTATCCTCTATGCTGGGAAATGAAAAAAGCCGCAAGCTGGTGGAAACCATTATTAATATTGCCCGCACCATGGAGATGACTGTCGTTGCCGAGGGGATTGAAACGGACGAACAGCAGGCAATACTGACCAGCCTCGGCTGTGACTATCTCCAAGGCTACCTTTTCTCCCGTCCCTTGCCCGCTGAACAGGTTCCGTGGCTGCTGCTACAAAAAAACTCAGACAAACAAATTATACCCATAAGTAAAATTCAAACGGACCCCGAATTTATTTCACAAAAAAATCATGCCTGACGGGATTGAGTAGAGTATGTTTCAAGGGAGTACATGCGGGTCAGTTCTGCCATGATTGCCAGGCGTATCGTGCCGATGAACAGGAAAATACTATGTCGCAAAATAGTTTTGATGCGCTTAATGCAATTAAAACGCCCGTGTGGCTCATTTCTCCTGTTTCGGAACAGATTATTTTTGCAAATGTGGCCGCAATACAGCTAACGGGTAATAAAACGCTGAATGACCTGCGTAAAGGGCCCTGTTCAGCAAGTGCGCAAACCGTACTGTCGATGTATGTTCCAGAACTGAAAAACGATCACGATATTGTCGAGATCTGGACAGTTAGCCGGAGCGGGCAGGACGTACCGATAAGCTGTCGCCTCTCCCTCACCCACGTCACACCGGATGGTGATGTTATCGTTTTCGAAGGGATCTCTTCGCACGCCCCCTCAGGCCTGAAAGCCAGCCGTTCCGCAACCTATCAACGCAAAAAACAGGGGTTTTACGCCCGCTTTTTCCTGACCAACAGCGCACCAATGTTGCTAATCGATCCTGCCCGTGACGGGCAAATTGTCGATGCAAACCTGGCCGCGCTCAGCTTTTACGGTTATTCACATGATGAGATGTGCCGGAAGCACACCTGGGAAATTAACACGCTTGGCAGAGGCGTCATGCCCATCATGACGGAGATCGCCGCGCTGCCCGGCGGACATAAGCCGCTTAATTTTATTCACCGCCTTGCCGATGGCACCACCCGCCACGTCCAGACCTACGCGGGGCCCATTGAGATCTACGGCGACAAACTGATGCTGTGCATAATCCATGATATTACTGAGCAAAAGAGGCTTGAGCAGGAGTTGGAAAATGCTGCATTACGTGACTCGATGACGGGGTTACTCAACCGACGTCAGT harbors:
- a CDS encoding sensor domain-containing diguanylate cyclase, with the translated sequence MSQNSFDALNAIKTPVWLISPVSEQIIFANVAAIQLTGNKTLNDLRKGPCSASAQTVLSMYVPELKNDHDIVEIWTVSRSGQDVPISCRLSLTHVTPDGDVIVFEGISSHAPSGLKASRSATYQRKKQGFYARFFLTNSAPMLLIDPARDGQIVDANLAALSFYGYSHDEMCRKHTWEINTLGRGVMPIMTEIAALPGGHKPLNFIHRLADGTTRHVQTYAGPIEIYGDKLMLCIIHDITEQKRLEQELENAALRDSMTGLLNRRQFYNVIDQTNLSHLSAQQQFSLLLVDTDHFKNINDLFGHLKGDEVLIALSRTLEACSRQDDLVFRWGGEEFVILLPRTSLETALKIAESVRAAVTHITLPGLPRFTVSIGVARHDPEESIDALFKRVDDALYRAKNDGRNKVLAA